A stretch of DNA from Candidatus Bathyarchaeota archaeon:
GTTTGCAGTGGTTGGTCGGGTTCCTAATTCTAGGTCTATGCTAATTGTTTCGTTGTTGCGAATTACTGTTAACTCAACTACGTCCCCCGGTAGTGTGTACTCTGATAAGTATGAAGACATGTCATCTATTCCAGTTATTCGGATTCCATTAATGGCTATTATGATATCTCCTCCAACAACTACATTTTCGTCTGCAACTATTACCTGTTGGGTTCCTCCGTGTAATCCTGCTTGGTCTGAAGGTCCTCCGTTAGAAACGTTAGCAATAAGCCAGCCGTAAGTAACGTCAACTTCCATTTCTTGAGCAATTTCATAATTCATGTCCACTCCCGATGCACCAAGCCATGGATGGTCGTTGTAGTAGCCCTCATTAACTAATGCTTCAATTTCTCTTAGAATAGTGTTAGACGGTATTGCAAATCCTAACCCTTCAGAGTTTGCAAAAATGGCTGTTGCTATTCCAATTACTTCACCGTTATAGTTTAGAACTGGACCCCCCGAGTTTCCCGGGTTAAGTGCAGCAGTTGTTTGAATTACATTTGCTATAACATAGCGCCCCGTTGTTTCAGCGGTTAAGGTTCGACCTAAGGCGCTAACATATCCAGTGCTCATTGACCCTGCAAGTCCATATGGAGTGCCCACAACGATAACTGGGTCGCCAACCTGTAAATTGGATGAACTAGTAATTTCAAGGGGAACAAATTCTTCTTCCGGAGCATCAGTAGAAAGAACAGCCAACTCTGCGTATGGGTCAGACCCCAGAACAGTTGCAGAGTAAGCGTTACCGTTTACAAAAGTTACAGTAATGCCAGTTGCGCCCTCTATTACGTGAGAGTTTGTAATAATCACATTTTGTCCTGCAAAAGTGTAAACAAAACCTGAGCCCTGAACTTGTGAATAATACACGCGACCAAAAAAGTCATTGTAAGAAATCATTCCCCGG
This window harbors:
- a CDS encoding trypsin-like peptidase domain-containing protein, with protein sequence METTYEQPRPSRKWTSLIVAVLVISLVVGAFSGYLTCFFATSGEIDELQNQVTNLQGQLAQVQSSQRSNNQNLIVTTVSNASVSQLYAQVADSVVVIRGMISYNDFFGRVYYSQVQGSGFVYTFAGQNVIITNSHVIEGATGITVTFVNGNAYSATVLGSDPYAELAVLSTDAPEEEFVPLEITSSSNLQVGDPVIVVGTPYGLAGSMSTGYVSALGRTLTAETTGRYVIANVIQTTAALNPGNSGGPVLNYNGEVIGIATAIFANSEGLGFAIPSNTILREIEALVNEGYYNDHPWLGASGVDMNYEIAQEMEVDVTYGWLIANVSNGGPSDQAGLHGGTQQVIVADENVVVGGDIIIAINGIRITGIDDMSSYLSEYTLPGDVVELTVIRNNETISIDLELGTRPTTANL